The genomic segment AAAGGACTGGAATTGCTCGGTTTCATCACTCAATCTAGTCTACGAGGTGACAGAAAAGGACTAAAAGGAGAATGGCGATGAAAAAAGTAGCAGTATTTGGCAATGCTGGAGGCGGTAAATCAACTCTAAGCAAGAGACTATCCGAAATCACGGGTTTGCCACTTCACGTCTTGGACAAGATTCAATATCAAGCGGGGGGCACGCCAGTTCCCCATGAAGTCTATAAGCACGCCCATCAGCAAATTTTAGTTACTGACCGATGGATTATTGACGGTTTTGGTTGCAAGGAAACCGTCTGGCTGCGACTTGATGAAGCGGATACTTTGGTTTTTGTGGATCTACCAATCTATGTGCATTTTTGGTGGGTAACTAAACGAATGATCGCAGGTTTTTTTAAACCCCCAGAAGGCTGGCCCGAAAAAAGTCCAATATTAAAGAGTTCGCTGAATAGCTACCGCGTGCTTTGGTTATGTTACAAATATTTGACCCCCAAATATCGTGGGTATATCGAGCAGGCGCAAAATACTAAAAGGGTTTATCACATCAGATATACCGAACAAATTTCGCAATTTTATGAATTGATTGAAAATGAAACCATCTTGGAAGATGGTACACCAGCTTAAGCCTTATTAGACTGAAAGCTTCTGCCTAATACTCTCGCATCAGATTGATAGATTGCTGCATTCCTGGTATCAGACCAAATCAGATGAATCGGTAGAAATATTCCGGGTCGGATGCTAGTTCAGGGAGATAGACAGAAACTTCCTCGCAACCTAGCTTCGCTCCGCTTGGTTGGCTTCTTGCACATCTCAATCCAAGTGGTTGAAAGCACCAAACAAATTACCGTTCCATCTTGCGATCGCAGTCATCACCTGCGAATTAACTTTTCAAACCAGTTGATGCTGAAGCTCTGCGAGGAACGGTTTGGGAATTGAGAGGCTATCACCTTTACTCCACAGAGCGCTCATTCCTTGGTTAGCAATGAGCTACTACCAATATTCGTCATCATAACGGCTAAGATGAACGGCGGTAAACAACTTCTACATTCCCCGCCAAGCTTTTTCGTTCTGCCCACTCTATCGTATTGTTAGCCCTCTTCGCTAATAACCAAACAGGAATAGCCCTCGAACATTTGTGTAGTTTTCTTCAAGATCGAAGAACGGCCTAAGCCTTCGATTAACAGTCTCAAACTCGCGTCGAACTGTTGCAGATTCCTTCTGACGAAGTTCTTGTGGTACGAGTAAGAATAGATAATGAGCATGTTCGCAGATATGGCATTTCCAAAAGTCGAGAATATCCATATTATTCATGGTTGTCTTGCCCCGTTCAACTTCTAGCAAAATGCCTGTGTTAAGTGTTTCACCTAAGGATAAGTAGTAGTCAGGCCGTAAACCTGCGGTTAAATAATTATTGAATAATCCTCGTGCCTCACTACGAAAGCCAAGCTTTTTAGTAGCGAACTCATTAAAGGTACTTTGTACCTTAGCACTACTTGCACCTGGTTGGTTGGCATTTTCTATTGCTTGTTGTACCTCATTCAAATTAAGATACATCAACAACTTTTCTGCAATTTCTACCACGTGCTGCTGTTCTTTGGCCGCCACGGTTTTTTGTACATGTTGCTTGAGTACGACTGACATGAACTACTCCAATGATGGACGCTGAACAAAACATATATAGAAGTTAGGTTTTTAACACACAAGGCAGGTAAGGTTAAAGGGCACTAGCAGAAATGGCTAACTATAGCCCCTGCAAACCAGGCTACAAAACGAAGAATATGGAACGACTTAAACCAAAGCTATGCCATAAAGTTCTATGAACACTTGTGAAATAACCAGTCTAGCCATTAACTTCACTGCTCTCTCCGCGTGAGGGGTTAGTAACCCCTCACTGTACCGATCCATCGGGCATGATTGCTCCCTGCAACTCTGCATCCGTCAGCACAGCGCCTGTCAAATCAGCATCTCTCAAATTTGCCTTGTGTAAAATTGCTCCTGTGAGATCGGCATAACTCAAGTCAGCTCCTCGCAAGTTGGCTGCGCTCAAATCGGTTGATTTCATTCCTTGTTGTGGCGTTCGATTTAAATGAGCGCGGCAAAGCTTTGCACCATTTAGATTTGCCCTATATAAAACAGCTCCACTTAAATTGGCGTAGCATAGGTCTGCATCGCTTAAAATCGCATGACTCAGATCCGTCGCTTGGTCGGACGTAGGACGCAAATTGGCGTCAAACAAATTGGCACGAAATAATCTGGCGCGGACTAAATTCGCACCTCCTAAGGTTGCTTTACTCAAGTTCGCTCGCTCCAGATTGGCGTAACTCAGCTCGGCACCACTCAAGTCTGCCTCTCGTAGAATGGCTCGCTCCAAATCAGCTTCGCTCAAATCAGTTCCGCACAAGAGCGCTTCGCTGAGGTCTGCCTCCCGGAAGCTGGCTCGGCTAAAGTCCGTTTTACCCAATCGCGCTTGCCGTAAATCTGCCTGATTGAAGTTCACACCATGAAAGTGAGCATTCTGCAAATCAACCTCTCGCAGGTTGACCCTTTGAAAGCTTCGTTTGCCTTCGGCATACCGATTCAGGATCTCTTCAATAGTCATCTCTGTTGCCTTTAAGTGTTGCAACTGTAGGGGGTTCTCTTGAAAAGAGGTTCGCTCAGCCATCACCGTTCAAGCTAGGTATTATTCCCCAGTCTCATTATAGAAACGCAGTTTGAGGAACTTGTCAGGAAATACGAGCGCTAAAAGAGATCCCGCCACAGGCAGGTACGCACCCGATTCGATCTCAACACGTTCCGGTTAACTCCGCCATCACCTCAGCGACAGACATAATTCGGTCTGCGCGTCCGGCGTATGCTCCGAAAAAGATTAAGCCGTTCTCTATATCTCTATCCGCTGCCTTGGCGAGTGCCTGAATGATGCAATAGGTTTTTCGGCTAACCCGACACAGGCAGCTTTCTAAACACTTAGCCATGCATTGTCGTTCTAAATCTGGGAATGCAGCGGCAGCGATGCCTCTTCTAATTGATGGATGGCAGCCAATGCTGATGGTGTAAGAAATGTCATCGGATAGTCACCAAAACGTCACATTCGCTGACTAGGCTGATAGTAAGAACTGCAAAGTTCTACTCCTCACACCATAAAATACAGCCCTCTCGTTCAACAGCAAGAGGGCTTTTTCTTTAATGACAGCAGTTCCAGATCGTCGTCAAGCAATTGTCATCACAATTACTTGAATAAATCTTTGGGTGAAAATTGCGATCGCAAGAATAACTGCGTAATGTAACAAGTGTTTCCTTGCCGCCAAACTCCGATACCCGTCTCGGCGTATTCGGCTTGCAAAATATTTGCACGATGTCCGGGACTATTCATCCATCCCTCAACAGCTAACGGTACGGGTTGGGGAGCATTCACACTTTTAAACAAATTCTCCCCAACCATCCAGTAGGAGATTCCCCCCGCACGAACCCGTTTAGTCAAAGTGCTGCCATCTGGACTATCGTGGCTGAAGAAGTTCTCACGAGCCATCTTCTGACTGTAATTGCGAGCAACCCGTGCTAATTTTTCGTTGTTTTGAAGTGGATTTAAGCCATTCTTTTGGCGGACTTCATTGATCCGCTGACGGACAGAAGCTTCCATCTGGGCACTGGTGGGGGATTGAGCGGCGCTGTTAGGCAATTTCGGCGCTTCGGGTACATCCTGTCCAGGCAATTGCCGCAATAACTCTGCGGCAGGTTCGCACCCTACCAATCCTAGAGCCATCGGTATCCAGAATATCCAAGCTATCCTTGGTCGTCGCTGACGCCTGATGGTTGCCTTTAAATTTTGCGCGGGTATGCTTCTGCTGGTTGCTGTTTTAGTTTGTTGAATTTGAATCAATCGAAAAATCCTTTTGTGATTCATCGCTGCTGGCATCAGCCATCATGTTGAGCTAGTATTCTCAGCTTAGCGAGAACCGAGATGGCTGTGCTGGACGACAATCGGCACATTCGACTTTGTTTGCGATCGCTGTCACTTTCTAGTCACATTTGTTACTAACACTAAAGAAAACAGAATCTATGCAAGAAACTCATACTTTTTGGTTTTTTGTCTGCAACAGATAGACTTCTTGCCTCTAGAGGAGCCAACAAAATGACAGCAACAGCGAAAGAGAAATCAGTGGGAAATCAGTGGCATCATCTACCTGTGGGAGAAGTTGCTCAGAATTTAGACAGCAACATAGAAACAGGTTTGACATCTGCTGAAGTAACAAAGCGACAGGAACGTTTTGGAGCGAACGAACTCAAGGGTAAAGCCGGAAAAAGTCCCTTAGTGCGATTTCTCCAGCAATTTAATCAACCGCTCCTGTATATTTTGTTAATTGCTGGTGCAGTCAAGGCATTTCTAGGGGAATGGGTGAATGCGTGGGTAATTTGGGGCGTGACGCTAATTAACGCCATTATCGGATTTGTCCAAGAATCAAAAGCCGAAAGCGCGATCGCTGCCTTAGCTTCTTCTGTCCAAACAGATGCAAATGTACTGCGCGAGGGTCAAAAAGTACAAGTTCCTTCGACTGAGTTAGTACCGGGCGATCTCGTACTCCTCACTTCTGGAGACAAAGTACCTGCCGATTTGCGACTGGTGAAGGTGCGTAACTTGCAAGTGAACGAATCTGCACTCACCGGCGAGTCGGTTGCAGTACAAAAAGAGGCGGAAACAGAAGCCCCGCTTTTGCACCTAGACGCACCCTTGGCGGAGCGAACCAATATGGCTTATGCTGGCAGCTTCGTGACATTTGGTACTGCCAGGGGCGTTGTCGTCGCAATTGGGGAGGCGACTGAAACCGGGCGAATCTCCCAGTTAATGGATCGGGGAAGCAGCCTGATAACCCCCTTAACTCGCAAATTTGACAAATTCAGTCGAAAATTGCTGTACGTCATTCTAGGAGTCGCCGCGCTAACGTTTGCCGTGGGCTGGGGGTACGGCAATTCCTGGGTAAAAATGTTTGAAGCTGCCGTAGCCTTGGCAGTGAGTGCGATTCCCGAAGGATTACCTGCCGTTGTGACGGTGACGCTGGCGATTGGCGTTTCCCGCATGGCTCGTCGTCATGCTATTGTCCGCAAGTTGCCAGCCGTTGAAACTCTGGGTGGTGCCACAGTCATTTGTTCTGACAAAACCGGCACCTTGACTGAAAACCAGATGACGGTACAAGCCATTTATGCCGGAGGTCAGCACTATACAGCCAGCGGTAGCGGCTACAATCCGGCAGGGGAAATCCTGTTAGAAGAAAAACCGATTAACCTGAACAATTTCCCCGTTCTTCTAGAGTGTTTAAAAGCCGGATTGTTATGCAATGACTCCCGCCTTGAAGTCAAGGACGAGCAATGGGTTGTGATTGGCGATCCGACAGAGGGAGCTTTAATTGCTGTTGCCAATAAAGTGGGATTAAAGCAGTCAAACTTAGAGCGAGAAATGCCTAGGTTGGATGTTATTCCGTTTGAGTCTGAATTTCAGTACATGGCAACGTTGCATGAAGGTAAAAGCGATGGGGACGGGCGGGGAAACCCCGGTACGACGATTTACGTGAAGGGTTCGGTGGAGGCAATTCTCCAGCGCTGTCAGCAGATGCTAGATGCTGATGGGAGTTTGATCCCTGTGGATGGAGAAACGGTGCATCGGGAAGTCGATGCAATGGCAGAACAAGGGCTACGGGTGTTGGCCTTGGCGAAGAAGCCCGTGTCAGCCGAGCAACAATCAGTAGATCATGGTGATATTGCAAAGAATCTGATTTTCATCGGATTGCAGGGGATGATCGATCCGCCGCGAAAAGAAGCGATCGCTGCCGTGCAAGCCTGTCAAGAAGCGGGGATTCAAGTCAAGATGATTACGGGCGATCATGCTGTCACCGCAGCAGCGATCGCTTCTCGCATGGAATTGAAAAAGCATGGGGAAGTTCTGGCATTCACCGGACAAGATCTTGCTCAAATGAATGAACAAGAACTGGCGACAGCGGTAGAAGATGGAGTCGTGTTTGCCCGTGTCGCACCGGAACAAAAACTCCGTCTTGTCGAAGCTTTACAACTTAAAGGCGAAGTTGTCGCGATGACGGGGGATGGGGTTAACGATGCGCCTGCACTCAAGCAAGCAGATATTGGGATTGCAATGGGAGGTGCGGGTACTGAGGTAGCAAAAGAAGCCGCCGATATGATTTTGACCGATGATAACTTTGCCTCGATAGAAGCGGCTGTTGAGGAAGGTCGTACCGTTTACCGAAATCTCCTGAAAGCGATCGCCTTCATTCTCCCCGTTAATGGTGGCGAATCGATGACGATTTTGATTAGCGTGTTACTCGCTAGAGAATTGCCCATCTTATCTTTACAAGTTCTCTGGCTAAATATGGTTAATTCCATTGCAATGACCGTCCCCTTAGCCTTTGAGCCTAAATCTCAGCAGGTGATGCAACAGCCTCCACGCAACCCGAATGAACCCTTGCTTTCTGGCAGTCTGTTAAAGCGGATCTTAGTAATTTCTGCTTTTAACTGGATTGTAATTTTTGGCGTATTTGAATGGATGAAA from the Coleofasciculus sp. FACHB-T130 genome contains:
- a CDS encoding adenylate kinase; translation: MKKVAVFGNAGGGKSTLSKRLSEITGLPLHVLDKIQYQAGGTPVPHEVYKHAHQQILVTDRWIIDGFGCKETVWLRLDEADTLVFVDLPIYVHFWWVTKRMIAGFFKPPEGWPEKSPILKSSLNSYRVLWLCYKYLTPKYRGYIEQAQNTKRVYHIRYTEQISQFYELIENETILEDGTPA
- a CDS encoding pentapeptide repeat-containing protein; this encodes MTIEEILNRYAEGKRSFQRVNLREVDLQNAHFHGVNFNQADLRQARLGKTDFSRASFREADLSEALLCGTDLSEADLERAILREADLSGAELSYANLERANLSKATLGGANLVRARLFRANLFDANLRPTSDQATDLSHAILSDADLCYANLSGAVLYRANLNGAKLCRAHLNRTPQQGMKSTDLSAANLRGADLSYADLTGAILHKANLRDADLTGAVLTDAELQGAIMPDGSVQ
- a CDS encoding CAP domain-containing protein encodes the protein MIQIQQTKTATSRSIPAQNLKATIRRQRRPRIAWIFWIPMALGLVGCEPAAELLRQLPGQDVPEAPKLPNSAAQSPTSAQMEASVRQRINEVRQKNGLNPLQNNEKLARVARNYSQKMARENFFSHDSPDGSTLTKRVRAGGISYWMVGENLFKSVNAPQPVPLAVEGWMNSPGHRANILQAEYAETGIGVWRQGNTCYITQLFLRSQFSPKDLFK
- a CDS encoding cation-transporting P-type ATPase yields the protein MTATAKEKSVGNQWHHLPVGEVAQNLDSNIETGLTSAEVTKRQERFGANELKGKAGKSPLVRFLQQFNQPLLYILLIAGAVKAFLGEWVNAWVIWGVTLINAIIGFVQESKAESAIAALASSVQTDANVLREGQKVQVPSTELVPGDLVLLTSGDKVPADLRLVKVRNLQVNESALTGESVAVQKEAETEAPLLHLDAPLAERTNMAYAGSFVTFGTARGVVVAIGEATETGRISQLMDRGSSLITPLTRKFDKFSRKLLYVILGVAALTFAVGWGYGNSWVKMFEAAVALAVSAIPEGLPAVVTVTLAIGVSRMARRHAIVRKLPAVETLGGATVICSDKTGTLTENQMTVQAIYAGGQHYTASGSGYNPAGEILLEEKPINLNNFPVLLECLKAGLLCNDSRLEVKDEQWVVIGDPTEGALIAVANKVGLKQSNLEREMPRLDVIPFESEFQYMATLHEGKSDGDGRGNPGTTIYVKGSVEAILQRCQQMLDADGSLIPVDGETVHREVDAMAEQGLRVLALAKKPVSAEQQSVDHGDIAKNLIFIGLQGMIDPPRKEAIAAVQACQEAGIQVKMITGDHAVTAAAIASRMELKKHGEVLAFTGQDLAQMNEQELATAVEDGVVFARVAPEQKLRLVEALQLKGEVVAMTGDGVNDAPALKQADIGIAMGGAGTEVAKEAADMILTDDNFASIEAAVEEGRTVYRNLLKAIAFILPVNGGESMTILISVLLARELPILSLQVLWLNMVNSIAMTVPLAFEPKSQQVMQQPPRNPNEPLLSGSLLKRILVISAFNWIVIFGVFEWMKQTTGNIDLARTMAIQALVVGRIFYLLSISHFGNAVIAKIRGIGRIRNSPALAIGIACTVLLQVIFSQWSLMNGLFSTTPLNLNQWLICLLVGLPMIAVAAFVNRFDPQH